A stretch of Oncorhynchus mykiss isolate Arlee chromosome 12, USDA_OmykA_1.1, whole genome shotgun sequence DNA encodes these proteins:
- the LOC110538222 gene encoding protein Wnt-9b has product MCSRLPRTACLLRLIELCILLSHTAAYFGLTGREPLVFLPAPFSNEPPTGKAHLKQCEQMTLARRQKRLCRREPGLAETLRESVRLSLLECRYQFRNERWNCSLDGRGSLLKRGFKETAFLLAVSSAALSHALAKACSSGRMERCTCDDSPGIQHREAWQWGVCGDNLKYSTKFLKKFLGQKRVSKDLRAQIDSHNINVGIRAVKSGLKTTCKCHGVSGSCAVRTCWKQLSPFHDTGQLLKFRYDTAVRVLSVTNEATGETELAGARRHGQSHRSTDLVFLEDSPSFCRPSRYSPGTAGRSCAKDTSCQSLCCGRGYNTAMHLTTLSCHCQVRWCCHVECQTCVREEEVYTCKNT; this is encoded by the exons ATGTGCTCTAGGCTCCCAAGGACTGCCTGCCTACTGCGACTCATTGAGCTCTGTATCCTCCTCTCGCACACTGCAGCATATTTTGG GCTGACAGGCCGAGAGCCCTTGGTCTTTTTGCCTGCCCCGTTCTCCAATGAACCCCCAACGGGAAAAGCTCACCTAAAACAATGCGAGCAGATGACACTGGCCCGTAGGCAGAAACGACTGTGTCGCCGTGAGCCGGGTTTGGCGGAGACGCTGCGTGAATCAGTGCGCCTCAGCCTCTTGGAGTGCCGCTATCAATTCCGGAACGAGCGCTGGAACTGTAGCTTGGACGGCCGCGGAAGTCTTCTGAAAAGAG GCTTCAAGGAGACGGCCTTTCTTCTTGCGGTGTCTTCAGCGGCATTGTCCCACGCACTAGCAAAAGCTTGCAGCTCAGGCCGAATGGAGAGGTGCACGTGCGATGACTCCCCAGGAATACAGCATCGCGAGGCATGGCAGTGGGGTGTCTGCGGTGACAACTTGAAATACAGCACCAAATTTCTCAAGAAATTCTTGGGCCAGAAGAGGGTCAGCAAAGACCTGAGGGCGCAGATCGACTCCCACAACATTAACGTTGGAATccgg GCAGTGAAGAGTGGCCTGAAGACTACCTGTAAGTGTCACGGCGTCTCCGGTTCCTGTGCCGTGCGGACCTGCTGGAAGCAGCTGTCCCCGTTCCACGACACCGGGCAGCTGCTCAAGTTCCGCTACGACACGGCCGTGCGTGTGCTGAGTGTTACCAACGAGGCCACCGGGGAGACGGAGCTGGCGGGGGCGCGTCGCCACGGCCAGAGCCACCGGTCCACTGACCTGGTGTTCCTGGAGGACTCCCCCAGCTTCTGCAGGCCGTCACGCTACTCTCCCGGCACGGCCGGACGCTCCTGTGCCAAGGACACCAGCTGCCAGAGCCTTTGCTGCGGGCGCGGCTACAACACGGCCATGCACCTCACCACCCTCTCCTGCCACTGTCAGGTGCGCTGGTGCTGCCATGTAGAGTGCCAGACCTGTGTCAGGGAGGAGGAAGTGTACACCTGCAAAAATACctga